From the genome of Altererythrobacter sp. BO-6:
ACAATCGGGTGCCGGGCTGTCCATTTCATAGCGTCGACTCGCCGGGTTGAACTGTAATGTGCGCTGATAGCTGCATTCGAAATCGGTCCAGTGGCTCAGGTCGTCCTTGGTGAGCGGCGGCGCTTCGCTTGAATCCTCCCACAACCGCGCGGTTTGCGGGAAGGCGGTGGTCTGCGTGCGATAGGTCAGCGCGGGCATTTCGCCCCCGGCATTGTCAGGATCGAGCGCCAGGCTTGCGCCGAATTCATATTCATCATGGCATGCGCCCAGCCGCCGTTTCTGGTCATCCTTGTTGAAACAGGCGCGGATCAACTGCGAGGCGCGCCAGGGAAGGTCGAGCAGTTGTTTGCTCAAACCGGCTGTGCGACCCAGATAGAAGAGGTGCAGGTGCAGCCGCGTGCTGTCCCCACCGCCGCCCGAATACATGACGTGCGAGTTTTGCAGTACGCCGACCAGCCACGCCTGGCCTTCAGCCTGCCAGCCAGGTAAAGCGATGGCGTTCGGCCATATTTCCAGCCTGTCGCGATTGCCGGCGTGATATGAAAGCGCTTCATGCTTCGCGTTGCTGCCGTCGTTGGCGGCATCGGTCAGTTGTAGGCGATAATGGCCTTCACTGCGCTCGGGATCCGGTTCGACCGCAAAACACACATCGGCATCGGGCAGGCACAGCCGACCATTGGATTGTCGCATCGGCGCAGGTTCGCCCGGTGCACCGGTCGGTCCCGGATCGGGTGACGCCTGAACCGCTGCCGCCAGCGCCAGCGCGCCTATTGCAATGCCCATGCTCCCTGTTCTCCCGCCGCTACAAGCCCGCGCTTTTCGAGATCGAGCAGGTGCGCCAGCACGCTCATCTCGGCGGCCTTGTTTAGGCGGGGGTCTAGGCCCTTGTACATTTCCGGGATGAACTGGTGCGTTTCCCGCGCCCGCTCACCCAACAGGCGCAGGATCTGGTGTTCGCGCTGGCGGCGGTGGCCCATCATCCCGCGCACCAGCTGCTGCGGCTTGGTGATCGGTTCGCCATGGGCCGAGTAATAGACCCGGTCTTCGCGCGCCTGCAGCTTCTCCAGGCTTTTCATGTAATCGCCCATGTCGCCATCGGGCGGGATCACCACGCTGGTAGACCAGCCCATCACATGGTCGCCGGTGAACAGCGCGCCGCTTTCCTCCAGCGCAAAGCAAAGGTGGTTCGAGGTGTGGCCGGGCGTGTGCACCGCGCGCAAAGTCCACCCGGTTCCAGTCATCGCTTCGCCTTCTTCCAGCACGCGATCGGGTGCATAAGTCGAATCGAAGCTTTCGTCGCTTCGCGGCCCCCACTGCTTCAGCTTCTCGCTGTCGATCACCAGCGGCGCGCAGCCAACCACCGGCGCGCCGGTCTTTTCGCTAAGCGGCGCTGCTGCGGGCGAATGGTCGCGGTGGGTGTGGGTGCACATGATCGCCACGACTTTCGCCTCGCCGATCGCGGCCAGCACGGCATCAAGATGCGCCGGTTCGGCTGGGCC
Proteins encoded in this window:
- a CDS encoding MBL fold metallo-hydrolase, whose translation is MALPPQPWPTGIAEQCEPLVRRVLAPNPSPYTYTGTQTYIVGNAGDVAVIDPGPAEPAHLDAVLAAIGEAKVVAIMCTHTHRDHSPAAAPLSEKTGAPVVGCAPLVIDSEKLKQWGPRSDESFDSTYAPDRVLEEGEAMTGTGWTLRAVHTPGHTSNHLCFALEESGALFTGDHVMGWSTSVVIPPDGDMGDYMKSLEKLQAREDRVYYSAHGEPITKPQQLVRGMMGHRRQREHQILRLLGERARETHQFIPEMYKGLDPRLNKAAEMSVLAHLLDLEKRGLVAAGEQGAWALQ